A portion of the Bacillus sp. es.034 genome contains these proteins:
- a CDS encoding RsbR, positive regulator of sigma-B: MSNQLPIDITATNTLNSIGENILIADTDFKITWMNRKAIQSLQTIAPYYGLSRAEDMIGLNMDHFHRSPDYQRGMMKELGEGHRARIMIAEKIAADIVITPIYPMEDTGEIEGYMVMLMDVTSQAEEQKRKDQMIKELQVPIIHIWKNTIALPLLGDIDIDRGDHLISILLEECTSKRIEFVLLSLGGVKQVVNHFTYTIQSLHDCLRLIGVELILVEITPELALNIKDVFNVRTFPSASAGLKDIMKLQGK; encoded by the coding sequence ATGAGTAATCAGCTTCCTATTGATATTACAGCTACAAATACGTTAAATAGTATTGGAGAAAATATTCTTATAGCCGACACAGATTTCAAGATCACTTGGATGAATCGCAAAGCCATCCAGTCACTGCAGACCATTGCTCCTTATTATGGATTATCAAGAGCGGAAGACATGATTGGGTTAAATATGGACCACTTTCATCGTTCTCCTGACTATCAAAGGGGTATGATGAAGGAGCTGGGAGAGGGGCACAGAGCAAGAATTATGATTGCAGAAAAAATTGCTGCGGATATTGTGATTACGCCGATTTATCCAATGGAAGATACTGGCGAGATAGAAGGATATATGGTTATGTTGATGGACGTGACGTCACAAGCTGAGGAACAGAAACGAAAAGACCAGATGATAAAGGAACTGCAGGTACCGATTATTCATATTTGGAAGAACACCATTGCCCTGCCTCTTTTAGGAGATATAGACATAGATCGAGGAGATCACTTGATCTCTATACTTCTAGAGGAGTGTACATCCAAACGGATAGAATTTGTTTTATTATCATTAGGGGGAGTGAAACAGGTTGTTAATCATTTCACCTACACAATTCAATCGTTGCATGATTGTTTACGATTAATAGGGGTAGAACTCATTCTTGTAGAGATAACACCAGAACTGGCATTGAATATTAAAGATGTCTTCAACGTGCGAACTTTCCCCAGCGCGAGCGCGGGCTTAAAGGATATTATGAAGCTTCAAGGGAAGTAG